The segment ACACGCTGGAAGTCATCCAGCACCTGTGCTACCTTCGGGCCGATGCTCTCCGGCTGCCAGCCGCTCCAGAAATCATCCTCCAGTGTCGTAATCTTCTCCACAATGAGCCGGTTCAGATGTCCGTCTCTCAAAAAATGCTCATGCACCTCAATCTTGCCCGCTTTAATTCCATCCTCCAGATCATGCGCGGAATACGCGATGTCATCGCAAAGATCCATCAGCTGCGCTTCCAGCGTCCGCTTCTTGTCCGGAATTTCCCAGACCTGCCGAATCTGTGAAATATACTCCCACTCATGGCGGTACATGCCCTTGGGCTTCTCCAGCCCGGAAAAAGGATACTTGTTCACGCCCAGCAGCACGGCATCGGAGAGGTTCAAGCCGTTAACATCCTCTCGTTTCTCCAGAAACATCATCAGACGGAAATTATGTGCATTGCCTTCAAAATGCTCATATTTCTCCCGCATCAGCCGCTTCACCCGCAGCGCCTCTGCGGGGTCCGGAATGCCCGGCTGCTTCGCCAGCTCCTGCTCCGTCTTCCGGTCCACCAGCTTATCCAAAATATCCTGAAGCACCTCCTCGCCCTTATGGCCAAACGGAGGATGCCCGAAATCATGCGCGATCGCCGCGCACTCTACAACCTCGGGATCGATGATCAGACCGGCACTCTCTGCCGACTCCGGCAGCACCTCCGGGTAAGAGCGAAGCAGGCTGCGCGAGGCCTCCCTCGCAATCTGCGCCACCTCCAGGGAATGCGTCAAGCGCGTGCGGTAGTAATCTCCCGTGCCGGCCCCGAATACCTGCGATTTGCCCTGCAGCCGCCGAAAGGTCGGCGAATGAATCAGGCGGGAATAGTCCCGCTCATAAGCGGCCCGGGTTACGTCCTGCTTCGTCTGCTCCGGATATTGCCGATGCTCCCGCAGAGACTTCAATATATGCTCCATACTGTTCCACTCCTGTAACCAGTCTCTCTGTCTTGTGTTCTAATTATATGTTATTCCTGACGGTATTGAAAAAGGATGTCAGGTATTTTTGGAGTTTACTTCTTTCCATGAGATGCATTCCGATCATCCCGAAGTTCTTTTTGCAGCTCCAGAACAGCATGGTTTAATGCTTCAAGCTTCTTCTCAACTCGCAGCAGCAAGAATCCGGCTACCACAATTGGAAATCCCAGGTTTGAAACCACAGAGCTCATCAGTGTAATCCAAGAAGAATCCTGCATACATCACTCGCCTCCTTTCCTTTATCGACGTTGTGTCGTAACACTGAGTACACCTATTCCTTGAAATGAGATATCGCCTCCGCTTGCTACAAATATTGTACCTTCTTCAGGATATATCGCTGACGATCCAAGGAAGAACCTCGGACGAATCTCGGGACAAAAAAAGTAGGAACACACGTTCCTATTTAGCAGTGCTTGTCCCGTTGTATATTAGCTCATAGCTCTGCCATTTCCCTTCGCCTTGCTCCCCTTACGCAGCTTCTCCAGGTGAAGCATTCCCCGATCTGCAAACGCAAGAGCCAGCTTGTAAAAAGCGCGGCTGCGGATTTTGGCATACGTATCCTTGCTGACGGGCGGCTCCAGCATGTGATTGTACACCTTGTAATCATAAACGTCGTCCTGCTTCAAATACCGCTCTCGAATCAGCCGCTGCTCCCGTTCACTCAGCCGTTCTACCATGAGATCAATCGTATCGCAATACTGCTTCCTTGCGGCAGGGACATCCATGTTCGTATTCTCTGCCTGCGCAGTCTGCTCTGAGGTTCCATTGGTGGGACCCTGAGATCTGTCACCGTATAAAGCGGTCAGATCGGTTTCCCGGGCTTCAAAGGTGATGGTTTTATAAATGCGGTATTTTTCAAACAAGGCTTCAATGGCCTGCTGGGTCTTGCGGCGATCCAATTCCGGTAAATGGTGATTCATGCTTCTCACTCCTTAAAAAAATGTAGTGCGGGCTCAAAGGCTCTTCCATTTATCGAAGTTCCTGTTCCCATTTTGTTCGTATTTAAGATCAATATACCACTATTTGGTGTTTGTCGTAAAACAGGAATGCGTGACCCTTTTTGAATGCTGCTTAAGATATGCTCTTGTTTCCTTGCCTTTTGGCAACGATACGCAGAATTTAGAACCTGTTGGCAACACGTAGGCTCGTGTTTATACTATATAAAGGATGCAGTATATTTGAACGTTTAGGAGTGGCGGATGTGGAGCAAGCATTTGGCGAGTATCTGAAAACACTTCGGGAAGATCAGAATCTCAGCATCAGTCAGCTATCGCAGGCGGCCGGCATTAGCGGCTCCCAAATTTCCCGGATTGAAAACGGCCTGAGAGGGATTCCCAAGCCGCAAACGCTCCGCAAGCTCGCGGAGGCGCTTCAAGCTCCTTATGAAGAGATGATGCAGGCGGCAGGATACTGGGAGGATCTGCAGTCCTCCGAGGACGAAGACAAGCTCGTGATTCCGGAATGGGCCACCAACAAGGACAAGAGGGATTTCAAGCACCTGCTCGAGGATGACGGAGAGCTTATGTTTGATGGAATTCCGCTGGACCAGGAGGACAAGCAGCGTATCAAGGACGTCCTGACCGGACTCTTCTGGGAGGCCAAGAAAATGAACAAGCGCGGCAGGAACAAGCCATAGTTGTCCAGAATGTTAGGGGAGAGATTAAGTAAACGCTGACTCCCGTTAAATTTAGTAAAGCTGCAGGTGAATATCATGGATGATCTGCTTCAAGCACTTGTACGCAAGCTCGTACGCAAACATCATACAAGCTGTCCTTTTACACTGGCTTCGCTGCTCGGCGTTCACATCCGTTATGCTGATCTCGGCAAGTCTACCAAGGGGCTTTACGTCCGGAAGCTACGGCGGCGATTCATTGTCATTCATTCCAGGCTGCCTTTGGAGTGGCAGCGGTTCGTCTGTGCCCATGAGCTGGGTCATGATCGGCTGCATAAAGGGATCAGCCGTTTGTTTTTGGAGGATCACTCGTACTTTTCGCCAGGGAAGCTTGAACGCCAGGCCCATCGCTTCGCCATTCTGCTCCTTACCGCTAACGTGACACTGCAGCCCGACGAATCATTGAGAGAGTATTATTTAAGAGCCGGCATTCCACAGGAAATGCTTTATTTTTTTGATATTTAACCGAACACACGTTCTTAATCAGGCGTGCTTGACGGATTGTAATTATTGCATGCTCACTTTATGATAGTTCTATCGATCTGTGTATTTATTCGGGAGGGAATGTATTGTGGCCGTATTCATAAACGAACAAATTCAAGCATCAGAGGTGGTCCTTAGCGGATTAAACGGAGAGCCGCTCGGGGTGTTGTCCCGGGAAGAGGCTCTTGCGATGGCCCGCTGGTATAAAGCCGACCTACTCTGCACCTCGCTGATGAGCAGCCCGCCGCCCTGCAGACTTGTTGCTAAAGGGAAAGGAAAGGCCTTCGCGCAAGGGCAGAAAAGAACGGAGAACAACAGCCGCCCCGCCGCGGACAAGAAGTCCAAAGGAACAGCGAAGGAAAAAGTAAAAGAGCTAAGATTTACTGCGCACATCGAGGAGCATGATTACGATACCAAGCTGCGCCAGGCAGACAAGCATCTCCGCTCCGGCAAGCCGGTGCAGCTTGTGGTCAGAGCCTCCGGCGCCAAAGAGGCTGCCGCCGCTAAAGCCGTGCTGGAGCGTCTCTTGACCGATCTTAAGGAATCCGGAACAAAGGAGACCGGGATCCAGTCCAGCGGTAAAGGCGCTCAGGTCAAAGTGAATCCGCGCTAATGGAAGAGAAGCTTCGGCTCATTCGCAGATGCTGACCATCATAGGGGATTTGTTAATGGAAGCTAAGTGACCAGGAAATCGATCGATGATCTTAAACCAAATGACATGCTAGAAGCATGGGTCTGGTCTACAACGACATTTGGCGATGAGCTTATTGAAGTGACCGAAATCACCGCAATACAAAGCAAAGAGTAGGATTTATCCCCTACTCTTTGCTTGTACTCGTTTAGTTTGGTTGGACCCGTGTAACACCATTATAGATATAACGTCCAGGAGCTCCATCGCTGCCTCGATTTAGAATGAGAGCACTCAGTTGATCGTGTTACTGCGTTGTTCGGTTGTTCGGTTGTTCGATTGTTCGGCTTCATTTCATTAATGCGGCACCTGCGACTCGAAATCCTGCCGGCTGCCGAGATCGCCGTGGTAGAACAGCACATCTCCGTCCAGCAGCGGAAACCTCTGTCCGGCAGGGTTGTGGATACTGTCCTGAAAGCCCTCAAGCCGCCACTGATTCATATGCGGGGCATGGATATACTGCAGATGCGGATGGGCAACATCCCCATTCCGCACGCTTTCGAGGTCAAAGTTCACGATAATGTATCCCTCTTTCAAGAACAGGTCTGATTGCTCGTCCAGTCCATAGCGCCGGGCATATTCCGGCAGCGAGGTCCCCTGCGGCACCGCATAGACCTCCGCCGGCAGGCTGTATTCGCCGTACCAGCGCTGGATCGCGGCACTCGCCCGGTAAGGATCTACCGTAGGCGGAAGGCCAGCCTTAGGACCGATCAGGGTCCGCAGCTGGGACGGCAGCAGCAACCAATCATAACGGCCAATCCATGTTTTCTCCGTGCTCACCTGCTGGAGGTAGCGGCTCGTGTAGGGCTGCAGCGCCTCTCCTTGCGGACCTCTCTGGTACTGGTAAGCGGCCGTATCGAGCAGCTCCTGCAGCGGCACATTGCGCAGCCGGGTATTCAGCGTGATCTCCCGCTTCACCGTATCCTGCGGGGAGCCGATTGGAATGAAGTACTCCTTCCCGCGGTGGTAGTACAGGTCCACCGGCTGGCGACCCCTGCCATCTAAATGGACAAAATCAAATCGCGGTGTGATGGCGATACCGTCACTTGACCCGAACAAATTGCCCTTGGTCTTCACATCAAACTTGAAGTGGTAGCCCGTCTTCACGGCGGCATTAGCGTAGCCGGCCTGCGGGTGCTTGCCCGGTGCAATCGGCAGGGTGTATGGCAGCACGTTGCCACGGCTGCCTCCATCCAGATGCTGCAGGCCGGTCCAGTACACCTTGCCGGTATGCTCTCTGCTTCCTTTCGCGGTGCGGAACACCGTCTCCCATGTGTAATCAGCAATATCCGTCACCTTGAAGTCATACAGCCGCCCGATCACGTCCACACTGACCTCATCCACCGCAGCGTGGTGCGGGAGATGAAGGTTTGCCTCCCGTTCCCAGCTGTAGTCTGCCGGAGCATTCTCAGCCAGCGTCCTGAAGTATACCTCGTACTCGCCTTCGTCGACCCATACCGGCAGGAAGAACTCCGTATCCAGCTGGTGAACCGGAATGTCGATCCACGTATGCTTCGGGATAAAGGTGCTTCGATCTGCCTGATAAACATCAAACGGAAAGCGAACCTGCTTACTCCGAACATAGCGGGCATAATCCCGGTTCCCGTAGCCGGGAAAGGACGACGCCTCCAGATGCTGTCCGGAGGTTGGGATCCGGACGGTGAAGGGCCGATCCAGAATGAAGGCCGCCCGGGTAGGATGGGGCTCCGTCTTTTGGTTGTGCGCCTGGTCATCGGACACTGAGGCATAGAGGACAACCGGAGTATGTATTGTCACTGGATTAATGGATGAAATCGGAAAGACCGGATCGACTCCACTGCCCTGGATCTGGACGGGCATCCGCTGGTAAGCCAGGGTGCCCTGGCTGGGCGCCCGGGAGCGGTTGATTTTATCCGCCGAGATCACATGGTTCGGACTGTACAATACATCAGGATGAATCCAGCCGGGCGCAGGAAGGGCCGATGGCGCCGGGCCCGACTCCTCCACCAGCGAGCTGTCCAGGATCAAGCTTTGGTTGAAGGTCAGGTGATCATTCCGGACCTTGACGGGCGTGACTGCTTCTTCCGCATAGGCTGTGAAATCCTCGGCTGGCACCTGGTCACCGGCGACCGTCTTGAGCGGCAAAGTGACCGCGTTGATGGAAGGCTCCAGAAGGTGCTCCCCCGCCGTTGCAGCAGCATAGGAAGGCGGCGTATATCCTGCCGGGCGCAGGGTCATCGTACCACCGGACAGGGCATAGTTCATCAGCTCCGCCTCCTGCAGCTGATACACCTCCAGTTTCCCGATCACCCAGTAAGCGTAAGGTCGCTCTACAGTGTACTCCTGAGTCACCGTTTCGCTGCGCTGCTTGCGGACGGTTATCGTCGTGGGCTTTCCGCTGGCATCCGGCGGCCCATTTTCTTCCTCATCCCACTGAAGCAGATACGGCTGTGTGACCGGAACCGTGTATGTACACGTTCCGTGCATGTTCACAAACTCATTTTGATATAGATATGACCGCGCCATCACGTTGCCGTAGAGAGATTCCGAGGTCGGGATGCCCTGAAGCACGTCAAAGCGCTCCTGCCCCCGTGGATCTGCCCGAATTACGGCGGTCGCCGACGGGTCCATAACACTTCCCGTCACCGAGTCGCCTGGAACGGGCGCGGTGCAGCCGCCTCCCGGCGCGGGCGGCGGACCACAGTCTCCCACGCACCCGCCGTCTTGAACGGTCAGGGTGAGCGAGGCGGTCAGGACGTAGCCCTCATCATTCGGGGTCTCCTGCTTCCGCCAAACCGCGGTGACGGTCGCCGTCCCCGGGCTGACGCCTTTGACCTTGCCCGAGCTTCCGACAAGGCTAACAACAGACTGCTTGTCTGTGCTCCAATCGGCAGCGTAGGAGATATTCACCGGCGCGCTGAAATCGACTTGCCCGGGAGACAAGGTCGAAACCGCGGCGGCCA is part of the Paenibacillus algicola genome and harbors:
- a CDS encoding ImmA/IrrE family metallo-endopeptidase, producing the protein MDDLLQALVRKLVRKHHTSCPFTLASLLGVHIRYADLGKSTKGLYVRKLRRRFIVIHSRLPLEWQRFVCAHELGHDRLHKGISRLFLEDHSYFSPGKLERQAHRFAILLLTANVTLQPDESLREYYLRAGIPQEMLYFFDI
- a CDS encoding DUF5704 domain-containing protein encodes the protein MSSNKYNQFMREDTGNKAWSDACGCYLDWSKWTFGYYTPINIYWRGDVIEEKKITLTGKATLDIGEETSLAAAVSTLSPGQVDFSAPVNISYAADWSTDKQSVVSLVGSSGKVKGVSPGTATVTAVWRKQETPNDEGYVLTASLTLTVQDGGCVGDCGPPPAPGGGCTAPVPGDSVTGSVMDPSATAVIRADPRGQERFDVLQGIPTSESLYGNVMARSYLYQNEFVNMHGTCTYTVPVTQPYLLQWDEEENGPPDASGKPTTITVRKQRSETVTQEYTVERPYAYWVIGKLEVYQLQEAELMNYALSGGTMTLRPAGYTPPSYAAATAGEHLLEPSINAVTLPLKTVAGDQVPAEDFTAYAEEAVTPVKVRNDHLTFNQSLILDSSLVEESGPAPSALPAPGWIHPDVLYSPNHVISADKINRSRAPSQGTLAYQRMPVQIQGSGVDPVFPISSINPVTIHTPVVLYASVSDDQAHNQKTEPHPTRAAFILDRPFTVRIPTSGQHLEASSFPGYGNRDYARYVRSKQVRFPFDVYQADRSTFIPKHTWIDIPVHQLDTEFFLPVWVDEGEYEVYFRTLAENAPADYSWEREANLHLPHHAAVDEVSVDVIGRLYDFKVTDIADYTWETVFRTAKGSREHTGKVYWTGLQHLDGGSRGNVLPYTLPIAPGKHPQAGYANAAVKTGYHFKFDVKTKGNLFGSSDGIAITPRFDFVHLDGRGRQPVDLYYHRGKEYFIPIGSPQDTVKREITLNTRLRNVPLQELLDTAAYQYQRGPQGEALQPYTSRYLQQVSTEKTWIGRYDWLLLPSQLRTLIGPKAGLPPTVDPYRASAAIQRWYGEYSLPAEVYAVPQGTSLPEYARRYGLDEQSDLFLKEGYIIVNFDLESVRNGDVAHPHLQYIHAPHMNQWRLEGFQDSIHNPAGQRFPLLDGDVLFYHGDLGSRQDFESQVPH
- a CDS encoding ArpU family phage packaging/lysis transcriptional regulator, coding for MNHHLPELDRRKTQQAIEALFEKYRIYKTITFEARETDLTALYGDRSQGPTNGTSEQTAQAENTNMDVPAARKQYCDTIDLMVERLSEREQRLIRERYLKQDDVYDYKVYNHMLEPPVSKDTYAKIRSRAFYKLALAFADRGMLHLEKLRKGSKAKGNGRAMS
- a CDS encoding helix-turn-helix domain-containing protein; this translates as MEQAFGEYLKTLREDQNLSISQLSQAAGISGSQISRIENGLRGIPKPQTLRKLAEALQAPYEEMMQAAGYWEDLQSSEDEDKLVIPEWATNKDKRDFKHLLEDDGELMFDGIPLDQEDKQRIKDVLTGLFWEAKKMNKRGRNKP
- the infC gene encoding translation initiation factor IF-3; the encoded protein is MAVFINEQIQASEVVLSGLNGEPLGVLSREEALAMARWYKADLLCTSLMSSPPPCRLVAKGKGKAFAQGQKRTENNSRPAADKKSKGTAKEKVKELRFTAHIEEHDYDTKLRQADKHLRSGKPVQLVVRASGAKEAAAAKAVLERLLTDLKESGTKETGIQSSGKGAQVKVNPR
- a CDS encoding deoxyguanosinetriphosphate triphosphohydrolase family protein — encoded protein: MEHILKSLREHRQYPEQTKQDVTRAAYERDYSRLIHSPTFRRLQGKSQVFGAGTGDYYRTRLTHSLEVAQIAREASRSLLRSYPEVLPESAESAGLIIDPEVVECAAIAHDFGHPPFGHKGEEVLQDILDKLVDRKTEQELAKQPGIPDPAEALRVKRLMREKYEHFEGNAHNFRLMMFLEKREDVNGLNLSDAVLLGVNKYPFSGLEKPKGMYRHEWEYISQIRQVWEIPDKKRTLEAQLMDLCDDIAYSAHDLEDGIKAGKIEVHEHFLRDGHLNRLIVEKITTLEDDFWSGWQPESIGPKVAQVLDDFQRVWNEKLPLCQHDYSRTRREVKAYWVSLFVGSLGVIPDGDWKKVTFVKEGAEDEDMLRTVSVLKSFAWVTMIRDLRVQRLQKRSEWIIRRLWGAFLDPESSKAIIPSDWLQRYEEDQKRSQPIWTWEHMVIDYIAGMTDAFAEKIYNELFGLKVGSIYDLD
- a CDS encoding YvrJ family protein, with the protein product MQDSSWITLMSSVVSNLGFPIVVAGFLLLRVEKKLEALNHAVLELQKELRDDRNASHGKK